A stretch of Synechococcus sp. WH 8020 DNA encodes these proteins:
- a CDS encoding DUF3104 domain-containing protein: MEERIEVMSYAAKEHTPFPYGQVAYPDFLSLKPGDYIIVKGENQVELKKDHSWWMGQVMSCNQEARDPSGHHVIQVVDVDDEKISWINVDEISHVLYGLDGLSND, translated from the coding sequence ATGGAAGAAAGGATTGAAGTCATGAGTTATGCAGCTAAGGAGCACACGCCATTTCCCTATGGACAGGTTGCTTATCCAGACTTTCTCAGTCTGAAGCCCGGTGATTACATTATTGTGAAAGGTGAAAATCAAGTCGAACTGAAGAAGGATCACAGCTGGTGGATGGGACAGGTTATGTCCTGCAATCAAGAAGCCAGAGATCCCAGTGGGCATCACGTGATTCAGGTCGTTGATGTTGATGATGAAAAGATCAGTTGGATCAACGTCGATGAAATATCACATGTACTCTACGGGCTCGATGGTTTATCAAACGATTGA
- the dnaK gene encoding molecular chaperone DnaK, which translates to MTKVIGIDLGTTNSCVSVMEGGNPTVIANAEGFRTTPSVVAYTKSKDQLVGQIAKRQAVMNPENTFGSVKRFIGRQTDEIAKETKDVPYTVESVGTKVKINSAWMKKSFSPEEISASVLRKLADDASKYLGQTVTQAVVTVPAYFNDSQRQATKDAGKIAGLDVLRIINEPTAAALAYGLDKKDAEKILVFDLGGGTFDVSILEVGEGVFEVISTCGDAHLGGDNFDKVLVDHMAETFQKEEGIDLRKDAQALQRLTEAAEKAKIELSSSTQSDINLPFITATADGPKHLTMTVTRGTFEELASNLIDRCKKPIQQAMKDAKLSKSDLNEVIMVGGSSRIPAVLEVVKVATGQDPNQTVNPDEVVAIGAAVQGGVLSGEVKDILLLDVTPLSLGVETMGSVVNVMVPRNTTIPTHKTEIYSTAMDGQTTVEIHVLQGERQMVSDNKSLGTFRLDGIPAAPRGVPQVEVAFDIDANGILSVTAKDTGSGKEQSITITGASTLSSTEVDRMVKDAEANADLDQKKREAIDTKNQAESLIYQAEKQLRELDNKVTPESRTKVELVLCELKESLQTDNTKQIKERLEGVKTALMEMGSMLYSQEEDRPQRSEQSNENDDVIDAEFVDSPN; encoded by the coding sequence ATGACAAAAGTAATTGGCATTGACTTGGGCACAACCAACAGTTGTGTATCTGTGATGGAAGGTGGAAACCCCACCGTGATCGCAAATGCAGAAGGCTTTAGAACAACACCTTCTGTGGTGGCCTACACCAAGAGCAAAGACCAATTGGTCGGCCAGATCGCTAAACGTCAAGCTGTAATGAATCCAGAGAATACCTTTGGATCAGTCAAACGCTTTATCGGAAGGCAAACGGATGAAATAGCAAAGGAAACCAAAGATGTTCCCTACACCGTGGAATCTGTCGGAACCAAGGTGAAAATCAACTCTGCATGGATGAAGAAGTCATTTTCACCTGAGGAGATCAGCGCCAGTGTACTTAGAAAACTTGCTGATGATGCTTCGAAGTATCTAGGTCAAACAGTGACTCAGGCGGTAGTCACTGTTCCCGCTTACTTCAATGACTCACAGCGCCAGGCCACAAAAGATGCTGGCAAAATCGCTGGCTTAGACGTTCTAAGAATCATCAACGAACCCACTGCTGCCGCTCTTGCATACGGGTTGGACAAGAAGGATGCAGAGAAAATCCTCGTCTTTGACTTGGGGGGTGGAACTTTTGATGTCTCCATCCTGGAAGTAGGAGAGGGGGTCTTCGAAGTGATCAGCACCTGCGGAGACGCCCACCTTGGAGGAGATAACTTCGACAAAGTGCTTGTGGATCACATGGCTGAAACCTTCCAGAAAGAGGAAGGAATTGATCTCAGAAAAGATGCACAAGCTTTACAACGTCTCACTGAGGCTGCCGAGAAAGCAAAGATTGAACTCTCATCGTCAACACAGAGCGACATCAATCTACCGTTCATCACAGCAACAGCTGATGGGCCCAAACATCTAACGATGACAGTCACCCGAGGGACATTCGAGGAGTTGGCTTCAAACCTGATTGACCGTTGCAAGAAACCAATTCAACAGGCGATGAAAGACGCCAAACTCTCAAAAAGCGACCTAAACGAAGTGATCATGGTTGGGGGTAGTTCACGGATTCCCGCAGTCTTAGAAGTCGTGAAAGTGGCAACAGGCCAAGATCCAAATCAAACCGTCAATCCTGATGAGGTTGTGGCCATTGGCGCTGCTGTTCAGGGAGGTGTGCTCTCAGGAGAGGTCAAAGACATTCTTTTACTGGACGTCACACCTCTCTCACTAGGTGTGGAAACGATGGGCAGCGTGGTGAATGTGATGGTTCCGCGAAACACAACCATTCCAACGCACAAAACTGAGATCTATTCCACAGCGATGGATGGTCAAACCACGGTAGAAATTCACGTTCTCCAAGGAGAGCGCCAGATGGTCTCAGACAACAAGAGCCTTGGAACCTTCCGATTAGATGGGATCCCTGCTGCACCCCGTGGTGTCCCTCAAGTGGAAGTGGCCTTTGATATTGATGCCAATGGAATCCTGAGTGTCACAGCTAAGGACACAGGATCAGGCAAGGAACAATCAATCACGATCACTGGTGCCTCAACCCTTAGTTCAACGGAAGTGGATCGAATGGTGAAGGATGCAGAAGCAAACGCTGACTTAGATCAGAAAAAGCGTGAAGCAATCGACACCAAAAACCAAGCGGAATCGCTGATTTATCAGGCTGAGAAGCAACTACGGGAACTAGACAACAAGGTCACTCCTGAGTCGAGAACCAAAGTGGAATTAGTTCTTTGTGAACTCAAAGAAAGCCTTCAAACGGATAACACAAAACAAATCAAAGAACGTCTTGAAGGAGTGAAAACGGCATTAATGGAAATGGGTTCCATGCTTTATTCTCAAGAGGAAGATAGGCCTCAACGCTCAGAGCAAAGCAATGAGAACGATGATGTCATCGATGCTGAATTCGTCGATTCTCCCAACTAA